The following are from one region of the Cloacibacterium sp. TD35 genome:
- a CDS encoding RsmE family RNA methyltransferase, with product MKLFFGEIIPDVKINDEEQQHIVKVLRMKEGEEIFVTDGKGNLAKGNLIFEGKKVNLNVTEVQEYFPKLTRQLHIAIAPTKNIDRIEFFVEKATEMGISEITILNTEKTERKNLNIEKLRKQSVAASKQSLRFFFPKINDVTKLSDFIKNVNPEMTFVAHCDVAFERINLSEIPELANPTFLIGPEGDFSEKEIKMLAEKGIKAVSLGHQRLRTETAGIFVAAWNYNKSISE from the coding sequence ATGAAACTTTTCTTTGGCGAAATTATCCCCGATGTAAAAATTAATGACGAAGAGCAACAGCACATCGTGAAAGTTCTTCGTATGAAAGAAGGTGAGGAAATCTTCGTGACAGACGGAAAAGGAAATCTCGCCAAAGGAAATCTCATTTTTGAAGGAAAAAAAGTCAATCTGAACGTTACGGAAGTTCAAGAATATTTCCCGAAACTTACCAGACAATTGCATATTGCGATTGCACCTACCAAAAACATCGACAGAATTGAATTTTTTGTTGAAAAAGCAACAGAAATGGGCATTTCGGAGATAACTATTCTGAATACTGAAAAAACAGAACGTAAAAATCTGAACATCGAAAAGCTTAGAAAACAATCTGTTGCAGCTTCTAAACAAAGTTTAAGATTCTTTTTTCCAAAAATTAATGATGTTACGAAATTATCAGATTTTATTAAAAATGTAAATCCGGAAATGACTTTTGTGGCGCATTGCGATGTTGCTTTTGAACGCATCAACCTTAGTGAAATTCCAGAATTGGCCAATCCTACTTTTCTGATTGGTCCAGAAGGTGATTTTTCTGAAAAAGAAATTAAAATGTTAGCCGAAAAAGGCATTAAAGCTGTTTCTCTTGGACATCAAAGATTAAGAACAGAAACCGCAGGGATTTTCGTAGCCGCGTGGAATTATAATAAATCTATTAGTGAATAA